Proteins from a single region of Sphingobacteriaceae bacterium:
- a CDS encoding sulfate adenylyltransferase: MKKDGFSGEGMRGTGLRDEVRHDEGLRDGGLPPPHGGRLVNRLLTGEAREAGLAAWAALPRIALDAVATADARLIAAGAYSPIAGFMTRDDYESVVEEMHLANGLPWTIPITLTVDEETAARLPLDGRAALADTQGRPLAILQVEDIFRFNKAREAHFVYGTESLEHPGVAALYRRGDVAVGGALTWLAALDEGGEGGGGEGRGAEGSSAGGAGTGAGIQRPLTPAETRREFQARGWRDVVGFQTRNPIHRAHEYIQKCALELADGLLLHPLVGWTRREDIPAEVRMASYDVMIRNYYPRERVLLTGFPAAMRYAGPREAVFHALVRKNYGCRYFIVGRDHAGVGGFYDPYECQGIFRRFRPEQLGVSPLFFEPAFYCRACGGMATRKTCPHGPDQHVHLSGTQVRERLAAGEELPREFSRPEVAALLAAALTKNGPPPEKGS; this comes from the coding sequence ATGAAAAAGGACGGCTTCAGCGGCGAAGGGATGCGGGGTACAGGCTTGCGCGACGAAGTACGGCATGACGAAGGGCTGCGCGACGGCGGGCTCCCGCCGCCCCACGGCGGCCGGCTGGTGAACCGGCTGCTGACGGGCGAAGCCCGGGAGGCAGGCCTGGCCGCCTGGGCCGCCTTGCCCCGGATTGCTCTGGACGCCGTGGCCACGGCCGACGCCCGGCTGATTGCCGCCGGCGCCTACAGCCCCATCGCCGGCTTCATGACCAGAGACGACTACGAATCGGTAGTGGAAGAAATGCACCTGGCAAACGGGCTGCCTTGGACCATTCCCATCACCTTGACGGTGGATGAGGAAACCGCCGCCCGGCTGCCCTTGGACGGCAGGGCCGCCCTGGCCGATACCCAAGGCCGGCCTTTGGCCATTCTCCAGGTGGAAGACATTTTTCGCTTCAACAAGGCCCGGGAAGCCCACTTCGTATACGGCACCGAGAGCCTGGAACATCCGGGAGTTGCGGCCCTCTACCGGCGGGGCGACGTGGCCGTGGGCGGCGCCTTGACCTGGCTGGCTGCATTGGACGAAGGCGGTGAGGGCGGAGGCGGTGAAGGCAGAGGCGCTGAGGGCTCCAGTGCCGGTGGTGCCGGCACCGGCGCAGGAATCCAGCGGCCCCTGACGCCGGCGGAAACCCGGCGGGAGTTCCAGGCCCGGGGCTGGCGGGACGTGGTGGGCTTCCAAACCCGCAATCCCATCCACCGAGCCCATGAGTACATCCAGAAATGCGCCTTGGAACTGGCCGACGGCCTGCTGCTCCATCCCCTGGTGGGGTGGACCCGGAGGGAGGACATCCCGGCGGAAGTGCGGATGGCTTCCTACGACGTGATGATCCGGAACTACTACCCCCGGGAGCGGGTGCTGCTGACGGGCTTCCCCGCCGCCATGCGCTACGCCGGCCCCCGGGAGGCGGTGTTCCACGCCTTGGTGCGGAAAAATTACGGTTGCCGCTATTTCATCGTGGGCCGGGACCACGCCGGCGTGGGCGGCTTCTACGATCCATATGAATGCCAGGGGATTTTCCGGCGCTTCCGGCCGGAGCAGCTGGGCGTATCGCCCTTGTTTTTCGAGCCGGCCTTCTACTGCCGGGCCTGCGGCGGCATGGCCACCCGCAAGACGTGCCCCCACGGGCCTGACCAGCACGTGCATTTGAGCGGCACCCAGGTGCGGGAGCGGCTGGCGGCGGGGGAGGAACTGCCCCGGGAGTTCAGCCGGCCCGAAGTGGCCGCTTTGCTGGCGGCGGCCCTAACGAAAAACGGCCCGCCGCCCGAAAAGGGAAGTA